In Vitis vinifera cultivar Pinot Noir 40024 chromosome 17, ASM3070453v1, one genomic interval encodes:
- the LOC132252807 gene encoding cysteine-rich receptor-like protein kinase 19: protein MRSSIYSFHFFSSTTLSMIRILTLQQMFLSIFFALVFFSVNLTGAYESPRFQECGVDADKYTNNSLFAANLAHALNNIRTYTAHTGFNTTTVANGTEPVTALGFCRPDQTPMECQACIDSATSGILEVCLYQKTAQIWYNLCMIRYSFMDFLSLVDRTPIFSLWTDFETQSSDVYYQTLLAMVKNLSSLDAVSKRRYAVGWSRVNEATKVYGYAQCTPDLSGESCSSCLVSCTEEMNTYCWNKWACWSGMPSCSIMFDRYPIFNQSIDTPEILLNLPSKTDSETQAEEAPKTGRRGRSSMVIGVSGAVVGTVILVVAAGWMIMKGRHKTNKGQRRGSGDEEDAEESIREGLGMRNFLYDMEALVAATDNFSSANRLGGGGFGFVYKGRMHNGEEIAVKKLTVGSTQGVEEFSNEVEVLVKMRHRNLVKLLGCCTQGDEKMLVYEYLPNKSLNYFLFDKSRSALLDWQKRSNIMVGVARGLLYLHEDSQIRIIHRDIKTSNILLDEHMNPKISDFGLAKLFPDEQSHLRTRRIAGTVGYMAPEYAIRGLMSTKIDVFSFGVLMLEIISGRKNYDPQLDDQRRELLNLTRRLERQGRLMELVDTTIGSFPEDEVKKCIHIGLLCCQDNMQERLTMSSALMLLLNNPVTMPPPGRLGFQGSRENTNESSTSNSGSSIVLENENVSNNTMTTSLTSGR, encoded by the exons CCTTTTTGCAGCCAATCTTGCTCATGCTCTCAACAATATAAGGACATATACAGCTCATACAGGCTTCAACACCACCACTGTTGCGAATGGGACGGAGCCGGTCACAGCTCTAGGCTTCTGCAGGCCTGACCAGACTCCAATGGAGTGCCAAGCATGCATTGATTCGGCTACATCAGGTATTCTTGAGGTTTGTCTGTATCAGAAAACAGCTCAGATATGGTACAACTTGTGTATGATCCGTTATTCTTTCATGGACTTCCTCTCCCTTGTTGACCGCACACCCATCTTCTCACTGTGGACTGATTTTGAAACTCAAAGCTCAGATGTTTACTATCAAACATTGTTGGCCATGGTGAAGAACCTATCATCACTGGATGCCGTATCCAAGAGGCGATACGCAGTAGGATGGAGTAGAGTAAATGAAGCCACAAAAGTATACGGATATGCCCAGTGCACCCCAGACCTTAGCGGGGAAAGTTGCAGCAGTTGTTTGGTAAGTTGTACCGAGGAAATGAACACTTATTGTTGGAACAAATGGGCATGTTGGAGTGGTATGCCAAGTTGTTCCATAATGTTTGATAGATATCCAATATTTAATCAGTCCATTGATACACCAGAAATTCTTTTGAATTTGCCATCAAAAACTGATTCAGAAACTCAAGCTGAAGAAGCTCCTAAGACTGGCAGACGAGGAAGGAGCAGCATGGTGATTGGAGTTTCAGGTGCAGTGGTTGGGACAGTTATTTTGGTCGTAGCAGCCGGGTGGATGATTATGAAGGGAAGGCATAAGACTAATAAAGGGCAAAGAAGAGGGAGTGGAGATGAGGAAGATGCTGAAGAGAGCATAAGAGAGGGACTAGGGATGAGAAATTTCTTATATGATATGGAGGCATTGGTGGCTGCAACTGATAATTTTTCTTCAGCTAATCGGCTTGGAGGTGGTGGATTTGGCTTCGTTTATAAG GGGAGAATGCATAATGGTGAAGAGATAGCAGTGAAGAAACTCACGGTTGGTTCCACGCAAGGAGTGGAAGAATTCTCAAATGAAGTGGAAGTCTTGGTGAAAATGAGGCACCGGAACCTGGTCAAACTGCTCGGTTGTTGCACTCAAGGAGATGAAAAGATGTTGGTTTATGAGTATCTGCCTAACAAAAGTCTCAACTACTTCCTCTTCg ATAAGAGTAGGAGTGCACTCCTTGATTGGCAAAAGCGCTCCAACATCATGGTGGGAGTAGCACGAGGGCTTCTTTATCTTCACGAAGATTCTCAAATCAGAATCATTCACAGAGACATCAAAACAAGTAACATATTGCTAGATGAACATATGAACCCCAAGATATCAGATTTTGGATTGGCAAAGCTTTTCCCAGATGAGCAAAGCCACCTTAGAACTCGCCGAATAGCTGGAACTGT AGGGTACATGGCTCCTGAATATGCTATTAGAGGTCTCATGTCAACAAAGATCGATGTTTTCAGCTTTGGGGTGTTGATGTTGGAAATTATAAGTGGTCGGAAGAACTACGACCCGCAGCTAGATGATCAAAGAAGAGAGCTTCTAAACCTG ACACGCAGACTAGAAAGACAGGGAAGGTTGATGGAGCTTGTTGACACAACCATTGGTTCATTCCCAGAAGACGAAGTAAAGAAATGCATTCATATTGGATTGTTGTGCTGCCAAGATAACATGCAAGAAAGACTGACCATGTCATCTGCACTCATGCTGCTTTTGAATAATCCAGTAACCATGCCTCCTCCAGGAAGGCTAGGGTTTCAGGGCAGCAGAGAAAACACAAATGAATCATCTACATCAAATTCTGGCTCCTCCATTGTTCTTGAAAATGAGAATGTTTCAAATAATACCATGACTACTTCATTGACAAGTGGTAGGTGA
- the LOC100247427 gene encoding uncharacterized protein LOC100247427 isoform X1 — protein sequence MANWELKKCCNHEQVVFLTTISICTVVILALWRTILLTPFKLVTVFLHEASHAIACKLTCGHVEGIQVHADEGGTTQTRGGIYWLILPAGYLGSSFWGMVLIIASTNVLTAKIAAGCFAFALLVVLFVAKNWTLRGLCIGFIILIAVVWLLQETTEIRILRYIILFIGVMNSLFSVYDIYDDLISRRVNSSDAEKFAEVCPCPCNGVGWGVIWGLISFLFLCGAMYLGLVILS from the exons ATGGCCAATTGGGAGCTGAAGAAGTGTTGCAATCATGAACAGGTGGTGTTTCTCACCACCATCTCCATATGCACTGTGGTCATCCTCGCG CTATGGAGAACAATATTGCTGACACCATTCAAGCTTGTCACTGTATTTCTTCATGAAGCCAGTCATGCCATCGCTTGCAAACTAACATGTGGCCAT GTGGAGGGGATCCAGGTTCATGCAGATGAAGGTGGAACCACACAAACGCGCGGTGGCATATATTGGTTAATCTTGCCTGCTGGAT ACCTCGGATCATCATTTTGGGGAATGGTCTTGATAATTGCATCCACAAATGTTCTCACTGCAAAAATTGCTGCTGGATGTTTTGCTTTTGCTCTACTTGTTGTACTTTTTGTAGCTAAAAAT TGGACACTCCGGGGACTTTGCATTG GGTTCATTATACTCATTGCTGTAGTTTGGCTTCTGCAAGAAACAACTGAAATCCGCATACTGCGGTACATCATTCTGTTCATCG GTGTAATGAACAGCTTATTTTCAGTTTATG ATATCTACGATGATCTGATATCCCGAAGAGTTAACTCTAGTGATGCTGAGAAGTTTGCGGAAGTTTGTCCTTGCCCTTGTAATGGTGTAGGTTGGGGTGTTATCTG GGGGCTCAtctctttcttgtttctttGTGGAGCCATGTACCTTGGTCTTGTGATCTTGTCTTGA
- the LOC100247427 gene encoding uncharacterized protein LOC100247427 isoform X2, whose translation MACSGAVGTSWLWRTILLTPFKLVTVFLHEASHAIACKLTCGHVEGIQVHADEGGTTQTRGGIYWLILPAGYLGSSFWGMVLIIASTNVLTAKIAAGCFAFALLVVLFVAKNWTLRGLCIGFIILIAVVWLLQETTEIRILRYIILFIGVMNSLFSVYDIYDDLISRRVNSSDAEKFAEVCPCPCNGVGWGVIWGLISFLFLCGAMYLGLVILS comes from the exons ATGGCCTGCAGTGGAGCAGTTGGGACTAGTTGG CTATGGAGAACAATATTGCTGACACCATTCAAGCTTGTCACTGTATTTCTTCATGAAGCCAGTCATGCCATCGCTTGCAAACTAACATGTGGCCAT GTGGAGGGGATCCAGGTTCATGCAGATGAAGGTGGAACCACACAAACGCGCGGTGGCATATATTGGTTAATCTTGCCTGCTGGAT ACCTCGGATCATCATTTTGGGGAATGGTCTTGATAATTGCATCCACAAATGTTCTCACTGCAAAAATTGCTGCTGGATGTTTTGCTTTTGCTCTACTTGTTGTACTTTTTGTAGCTAAAAAT TGGACACTCCGGGGACTTTGCATTG GGTTCATTATACTCATTGCTGTAGTTTGGCTTCTGCAAGAAACAACTGAAATCCGCATACTGCGGTACATCATTCTGTTCATCG GTGTAATGAACAGCTTATTTTCAGTTTATG ATATCTACGATGATCTGATATCCCGAAGAGTTAACTCTAGTGATGCTGAGAAGTTTGCGGAAGTTTGTCCTTGCCCTTGTAATGGTGTAGGTTGGGGTGTTATCTG GGGGCTCAtctctttcttgtttctttGTGGAGCCATGTACCTTGGTCTTGTGATCTTGTCTTGA
- the LOC100252536 gene encoding small ribosomal subunit protein eS7 → MYTAARKIQKDKDSEPTEFEESVAQAFFDLENTNPEIKSDLKDLYINSALQVDVSGTRKAVVIHIPYRLRKAFRKIHVRLVRELEKKFSGKDVIFIATRRIVRPPKKGSAVQRPRSRTLTSVHEAMLEDIVLPAEIVGKRIRYRLDGSKIIKIFLDPKERNNTEYKLETFAAVYRKLSGKDVVFEYPLTEA, encoded by the exons ATGTATACTGCAGCGAGGAAAATCCAGAAAGATAAGGATTCTGAACCCACTGAATTTGAGGAATCAGTTGCACag GCATTCTTTGATTTGGAGAATACCAACCCAGAAATCAAGAGTGACTTGAAGGATCTATACATAAATTCTGCTCT TCAAGTGGATGTCTCTGGCACCCGAAAGGCTGTTGTTATACATATCCCCTACAGACTGAGAAAAGCTTTCCGCAAGATTCATGTTAGGCTTGTGAGAGAGCTTGAGAAGAAGTTCAGTGGGAAG GATGTGATCTTCATTGCCACTCGGAGGATAGTGAGGCCCCCAAAGAAAGGTTCTGCTGTTCAACGGCCCCGTAGCCGCACACTCACTTCTGTGCATGAGGCAATGCTGGAAGATATTGTTCTACCTGCTGAGATAGTTGGGAAGCGCATCAGATACCGTCTTGATGGATCCAAGATAATCAAG ATTTTCTTGGACCCAAAAGAACGCAACAACACTGAGTACAAGCTGGAGACCTTTGCTGCAGTTTACAGGAAGCTTTCAGGCAAAGATGTTGTCTTTGAGTACCCGCTGACGGAGGCTTAG